ctttcctttttctttttttttttttactttagttTATTGGTGAgagttttattattgattactACAAAGAGCGCAATTTTCTCTCATCTGCATGATTCTGTTTCTGCATTAATGGTGACATAGATGTCAAACTTACTTGGATTTTAATCAATTCACAATCCTTAGATCTTTTATTCATGTAAGTGCCTCTGACATGTTCTGGAGCTGATAATTCTCCCTCTCACTTTTGAAATTGttgtattttcttatactgaagTCTTAAGGAGTTCTGATTTCCTGATTCTGACTAAAAATGGACAAAGAAACTGGTGGATCCCCTCCACCTCCAGTGCCAACTAATGGGAAGACAAAGAAGGCAGATGCTCCCAAACATTCTATCGTCAGTAGGCAGGGATTTGGAAATAGTGGCCACCGCATACCTTTGCTCAGCAACCACTTTAAAGTTTCTATCAACATTCCAGATGCTGTGTTTTACCAGTATAGTGTATGTTTGTTTGGCCATTGTTTCTCCTGCTATCCGGTAGGTTATCATGCGTTTGTGTAAGTATgtcttttattcaattttcagGTTTCTTTTACTTCAGAAGATGACAGAGTTGTTGAAGTCAAGGGAATTGGCCGAAAGCTAATTGAGAGGCTCTACCAAACATATTACACTGACCTTGGTGATACAAAGTTTGCTTATGATGGCGAAAAAACGCTCTATAAGTTTGCTTATGATGGCGAAAAAACGCTCTATACAGTGGGCCCTCTGCCACAGAACAAGTTGGAGTTCACTGTAGTGCTTGAGGAGTCATTTGCAAAACAGTATGTGAGCTTATCACTCACTTCCATGTTGtgcatttaaatattttatctgcAATTTATGTTGCATTACACATGCATGACAGTGGAAATGGGAGTCCAGAAAGTGGTGGGAGCCCTACTGCAACTTCTAAGAGGTCAAAACGCTCTTTTCATTCAAAGTCTTTTAAAGTGGCAATAAGCTATGCTGCTAAAATTCCCTTGAAATCCATTGGTCTTGCTCTGAAAGGAGTCGAGGCAAATAATAGCACTCAAGATGCTCTAAGAGTATTAGATATTATCTTGAGGCAGCAAGCAGCTAACAGGTACTATAGttgctttctctctctccctctctctctctctctatatatatatatttatagaaactGTTCATATCAGTTATGTCTTAATTCTTTAGCATTTTTACCtgaattacataaatattgaACAGGGGTTGCCTTTTGGTGAGGCAGTCATTCTTTCATGATGATTCAAGGAACTTTATTGATGTCGGAGGGGGTGTAACTGGTGTTCGGGGATTCCATTCCAGCTTCCGTACCACTCAGTGCGGCTTGTCTCTCAATATGGGTATTAGCTTTTTTTCATGTTCTTCTAGCCATATTGCAGTTGTTATTTTGGGGATTAGTACTTGTTTTAGTTAAGTGGAGCTTGTATTGTGGAAAATCTATTATTGCCACTTGATCACTGATGCACTGCCAttcttctacttcttcttcttcttcttcttttgtggTGGCTTGCAGATGTGTCTACAACAATGATCTTAACACCTGGACCAGTGATTGATTTTCTGCTAGCTAATCAGAATGTACGGGAACCACGCTATATCGACTGGGTAAAGGTAAGAAATTGCTAAAACTGCATCCTCACATTTCAGTGCTTTTTCTGtaatttcattttgttttgcTAATATGCAGGCAAAAAGGATGTTGAAAAATTTGAGGATTAAGCCTAGGCACCGTAACatggaatttaaaattagaggCTTGAGTGAGAAGCCCTGCAATCAGCAGTAGTATGTGCTTTTCTCCCATATTTGCCTTTTCCTTCGTTTAGTTCTTCTCTTCACACTTCTTTTTGAACTCCCTTGGAAAATCCACTAACTTTGATCTTATCACATATCCTAGTTTCcctatgaaaatgaaaaacagTGAGAGTGCAAATGCCGAACCACAGACTGTGGAGATAACTGTGTATGAGTACTTCACTAGACACTGTGGCATAGAACTCACCTTCTCCGCATTCCTGCCTTGCCTTGATGTTGGAAAACCAAAACGGCCAAACTATCTGCCAATAGAGGTCTGAAAGCTTCTTCCAttcaacattttcttttaaagctTGTTTTGCTTAAACTTGTCTTACTTCCTAGGATTTTCCCTGCATTGCAGCTTTGTTCGCTTGTTTCACTGCAACGCTATACAAAAGCTCTATCATCAGTTCAAAGGGCATCTTTGGTTGAAAAATCTCGACAAAAGCCACTGGATAGAATAAAAACTGTGACTGATGTAAGATATTCTTTGTCATCTGTATGGACTTTTGTTCTTTGCCTTGATATAACTGAATTTTGTGTGATCTGGCAGGCTGTCAGGAACTACCGCTATGATGATAATCCTATGCTTTCTGTATGTGGTATATCTATAGAAAAACAATTGACACAGGTTGAGGGTCGTGTACTTGAGACTCCAAAGGTAAGCAATAGCTCTGCCtcatttcctttttcctttcttttatgtgtACATGTGGGTAGGGGAGGATGTTGGTTGCATGAGATTGGTcactttatttaaattgataaaaatgcATTTGTGTCATTTGCAGTTGAAGGTTGGAAACAGCGAGGACTGTGTCCCTCGTAATGGACGGTGGAACTTCAATAACAAGGTGctgttctttttatattatagtcTGACTATACATAACATTTACTGATTGTTCATTCTATTTGAAACTTCTTATCTTTCATATGCCTCTTGGCTAAACTTAACCAAATTGCCATTACTGGACTCTCTTCAACTGCAGACACTTTGGAAATCCACTACCATTGAACGCTGGGCTCTTGTCAACTTTTCTGCTCGCTGTGATACTAGTCAAATTTCTCGTGATCTTGTTAACTGTGGAAGAAGAAAGGGCATAGTATGTTGCAACAtataatttacaattttgaatttGGAAGGCACTGTTATTTTCAAACTTCAGCTTATTAATTTCTCTCTACCTGTATGTATGTATTCGTCCATGAAGCAAATTGAACGACCATATACATTAATTGAGGAGGACACACAATCTAGAAGAGGCGGTCCTCTTGCCAGAGTAGAAAAGATGTTTGAGCAGATTAGAGCTAAGCTTCCAAGTGCTCCACAATTTATTTTGTGTGTCTTGCCAGAGAGGAAAAACTCTGATATTTATGGTAGGGGTTCattttgtttctcatattccgTCTGTCCTACTAGCATTCTCTAAAGTGGGTCATTCAAATTGCTTAACCTATAGATGTCTTCATGCAATTTCCAGGACCATGGAAGAAAAAATGTCTGAGTGATTTTGGAATCGTCACACAGTGCATTTctccttttaaaattaatgatcaGTATCTTACAAATGTACTTCTTAAGATCAACTCTAAGGTAGTATATCTTGAGAATAGAAGCTTGAAGTATCTTTACTTGTTTaccttctctttttctcaGTTCATATAAGCCATCAAGATTACCTTGTGTCGATCTTGTTTATAGCTTGGAGGAATAAATTCTTTGTTGGAAATTGAGCATTCCAAACAAATACGCCTCATAATGGATACTCCCACAATGATTTTGGGCATGGATGTGTCTCATGGCGCTCGTGGTTGTTCAGATATTCCATCTGTTGCTGCGGTATGTTGTCCTTTGCAACAAATTTTTGTAATCTTACTTTTGTTTTAGTGGAAATAGTGCTATTTGTAATCTGAAACTATCAGGTTGTTGGGTCTCGATATTGGCCATTGATTTCAAGGTATAGAGCATGTGTAAGAACACAATCTCCTAAGGTGGAGATGATTGATGCTCTATTCAAGCTTACAGACGATAAGAATGACGATGGCATCATGAGGTATTCCAGTgaaattatattcatattaCTATTTGTAATGGTTGGTGAGTTGCTTATATGTTAATCATCCATATATCCCCTTGCAAGTCGAATCTCTGtgttggtatatttttaaattattacctCCATCactaattcattatttatattataataaccTGAGTTTAAGTTAGTCAATTCATTTGTAAGATCATCAACCTTTTAAATCTTTTCTATATGTACTTGGATCATTTAAAAAcaatatttgtttctttttttttggacTTCTAGGAAATAAGATCCAAGTATCTGGCATCAGCAAAACCGGTCTTCTCACTTGTGCTTATGCCTGGAAACTGATGTTTACTCATAATTATCTCTATATGATGCTCATTTAACCTCATGCAACTGGGCAccagttttaaaaattaccccctctcctttttcctttattttctacctgttcttttaattctaatattctattaaaaaCTTAAACCTTGGTATTGTTCCTTGTTACAGAGAGCTGCTAGTGGACTTCTATCAGACTAGCAATGGACGCAAACCAAAGCAGATTATTCTCTTCAGGTCCCACAgcattttgttgattttttttattttgatctcTGATTGGATTATTGTTGACAATATTGAAAACTTACAAAACACATGGAAAGAGAATTGCTTTAAGGAAAGACTGGTTCTGGGTTCCATCTTAGAACAATTCTCTAGTAGGATACTAATTTGGTGGTGTCctaaaatagataaatcaGGAGTCTTGGTTTATAGGTGCTTTTGTTGGATCTCATTTGTTTCAAATACTAAGCAAACATTGaggttattaaatttaaaaaaaaaaactaaggTAGTTTTTATTTCCATCCGGACATGAATGCTTGACACTGAATCTATTAGAATATAGACGATCATGCTGGCCCTATAGCTTGTTGTTTTGTTCACTGCGGTCTAAGGTTGGGTTGTTGATTCCTACAAGATTGAAGGAGCTTTGGTGCTATCATCCTTTTATTTGAAGCAGACTTTGAACATTGGGATGTATTAATGCCTTGATTTTCATTTTGCTTTATTCcctggaattttttttttgtgtctAATTTTTGTCTATACTGGAATCCATGAGAAGCTTTTTGAATATCATTTGTGCCTTTCATTCAACATTTAATTGAAGGACTACAAAGTAAATAGGAGGATTAGATTATCACTGTGGCTGCATACAGATTATCAATTTCTAACAATGAGCTATGGGTGCTCTCTGTGTTTTATTATGGTAGATCATTTCCTTTTGTTATGAGTGCTTATGGATGCTGCACTTAGTGTCCCTGCAACATTTTTGTACTTGtcaaattatctatttttcacCCCAACTGTTAGGATATGCATTTTGTAGTCAGATGACAAGTTTTAATATGCTTATTAATTTGCATCAATTAGGAAAGTCTTGAATTGGTACTAGTAATTTCTCTGTTCATgcaaaattttgtttgatattCTACTGTAATTATTGCAGAAAATGCAAAGCATATGATGTTATGATTGATTTCGTGCATTCTGCATTTGGGATACTTTCtgtcattttatttttggtttgtTGTCTGAGTATtggagttattttattttaccgATAATCTGGGTTCTTTCAGGGATGGAGTGAGTGAGTCACAGTTTAATCAGGTTTTGAACATTGAAGTGGAGCAAATCAAACAGGTTCTGCTAGTCTTTCTTTGCAGATATATTCTtagtttctatttttcatCCTTGTTGATcccaaaaataattagatcCTCATTTTCCTATATGTTCAAAATTTGTGTACTCTAGCTCTCTTGGGgataaattgattttcttattGAAAGATGAATACAAATTCCTCATTAAGGCTGATTATGTGTCTTAAGACTTCACAACCTCTTGAATGCATAATTATTGTTATCCTGCCTTTTTTTTTGCCTTCTGCTGGGACTTTATAGGTTGCTTGCCCTTAGGATCTGCTGTCTCGTATATTGTGGCTCTCGTGATAAGTGGAGTTTCTCTTTGAATAATGGGTCCCATTTCATCATTTAGGCCGAAATTGTCCATTTGACCATTAGACTTCAGTACCTCTGAATACATAATTACTCCTGCTTTTGTGCCTGTTGGGCCTTTTGCTGAAGATCTATAGGTTCTGGATTGTCCTTGCCACCTGCTTATTTGGAGATCCTTATTGTTTGATTTGGTTAATGTATGATTTTACAGGCCTATCAGCATCTTGGTGAGGCTGAAACTCCCAAATTCACTGTAATTATTGCTCAAAAAAATCACCACACAAAGCTATTTCAATCTAGTGGCCCTGAAAATGTTCCTGCTGGTCAGCTGGTTCTGagttttgtttaatatttatgttttacACAGTGCAAGCTGTATTGACTATTGTTGCTATTCATCTCTCTTTCCAGGGACAGTTGTAGATACAAAGATTGTGCATCCTAGAAATTACGACTTCTACATGTGTGCTCATGCTGGAATGATAGTAAGTTCTCTCTCTGATAATTGACTGGCCTTGCATCATATTGTTAAAGTCTGTTATAGTACGAGACTATCAGCTTTTATATTCACTTAAATTACTGGGGGATTTGATGCAAGCATTCAGTGATTAGGTTCTAGATGGAGATAAATACCACAAGTAGGCAAATAGAACGCTAGGGGCAACCATCTGAGAGAGACATTTCTTCAGTGGTTCGGCAAACATGCATTTTCATACAGCATATTCTTGATTTCCTTATTCATTCCTCAAAAGTTCTATGTAcataaatcatttttcttctcctttgaTAGGGCACTTCAAGGCCAGCACACTACATTGTCCTGCTTAATGAGATTGGATTTTCTCCAGATGACTTGCAAAATCTTATCCACTCTCTTTCTTATGTGTAAGTTTTTCTGAGCTCCGATTACTTATCCATGGATTAACTGTACACGATCTACATCATAATTAGAGttgattttttaatgatttaggTACCAGAGGAGCACTACTGCCATCTCTATTGGTAATTTCACTAAACTAGTCAATTTTTCATCTTTAACAAGGAATTTTCTTGGAGTTTCTTTAATaacattattcttttatttcctgCAGTGGCCCCAGTATGTTATGCTCACCTTGCTGCACAGCAGATGGGGCAGTTCATGAAGTTTGAGGATTTGTCTGAAACCTCCTCAGGACATGGAAGCATGACTTCTGCAGGGCCTATTCCTGTTCCCGAGCTGCCTAGGTTGCACAAGGATGTCGCGGGTTCAATGTTCTTCTGCTGAGATGCAGCTGACAAATCTCgtaaaaattactttatatatttGCCTAGTGGAAATCTGGACTAGAATTTTTGCTTGCATTGCCTAGCGCCGCTTTTTACCAGGCACACTACTAACTGCCGTCTTTGATAGGGTTGCCTTATGCCCTGTTCATTTCTAATTACTTGTTTCTACAAAATCTTTTTGTCCTTGGAAGCATATACTGATCCCGGAAAATTCAAATAGATGCACATGGTTAAgattaagagagagagagagagagagagagtggagTTTGCCTTGTAAAGCTAACTGTTAGTTTTTAATACACAATTGGTTGTTGCATAAAGGTGCAACCATGTTGTCTGTGAGATTGCTAATGTTTTTTctgttaaattctttttatgtttgttttcttttctgtaaGCAGAAAGTAGTCTCGGAAGCTTTTAAACGAAATGGATAATTGTATAGGCCGTCGGCTTTTGATGCATCAGGGCCAAGGTTCTGTCATCTGTGTTATAATTTGTTGCCATGCCTATGCCTGTGCAGGCAGCTAATCACTCCGACTTGCTTACAGCTGTGAActggagaaaaaaaaaaaacgtaaAGCATGCTGATATCTTgtattgtttcttttaattttttttgctttatcaTATCTTTCCTAACGTTGCATATGATATCTCAATAATTTATACTTTAGATTTTTGAGTTagtaaaacaaataattaattattcgaTGAAGACTCAAAAAATAGTTGATCCCAACAGAATCGGTTCCCTGGATAGCTGATGGTATCAAATCCAAACATGGTTGCATGAATATTATAATGTGGttgaaattgaaatgaaataaatgttataaaattttattgaatttatttgtaaagttaaaatttatgtgtttggttaagacttttatataattaaatttgtaaaattagttaaaattaaattatatcttaacaaaataaataaaagtttttatatgtacattaataaattaatacattttataaaataaaaatagtccTTCCAACtttaccattttactttatattttcttgtctttttttttaactcttatttattttattaaaatattcatttcatttaaaatgaCTTTATAAGTATGAAATTTCATTCTCAAGTAAATTCTAAATGAATACATTTACAgttaaaataagtttttttaaatagatttcAGTCATTCATATCAATTTCTTGTTGCTACAACTATATGACGTGcattattactattttggTACTAAACTAACTAACTCCATAACATGGTCAACTAATTTCAAGAAATTAGGCATTTTGTggcatttaaataaaataaatatcgtGCGAGTCTAATTAGTGTAAAacattaaatttcaaattaataattagaaatgaaaaacaaatttTGAGAAAAGGCCCATAAGAGCACTCTAATtaggaaagaaaaacaaattattatAGTTTGTTTGGGACATTGGATTGTAACGTGGCTCCTGAGCATTATTTTAAAAACCGAATGAAGTAACCAACTGGATCGAGAATCGATCGTCAGTTTGATCCAGTTAAGATTTAGAAatcaaaattctatttaaatccaatttttaacaaattgaaCTTGCTGTtctgaaaaggaaaaggaagaacaCTTGCACTAGATAAGTACTTAGACATACCCAAGCTTCAAGCCATCTTCAACTGCCCCAGCCTTCAATAAATTCGCTGAAGGAGCCCAAGTAACTGGAATTAACTCGTGAAGCAATGACCAGAtcaattcttctttttactCTAAACATCATGTTAGAGGAGACAGAGGAGTCTTTATTGTAAGAAATAAACCAGCACTCTTGAAAAGTAGCTatagattttgaaattgagaGTGTTTGGTTCAACTGTTAAGAATTAGTTGTTAACTAATTTACACTCGACACTTgaacaaatttatttaatgaggATTTAAGATCAGCTGTCTTATTCTCTTAGAGCTTTTGGCTAACTTGTCAAAACAATATTATCACTTATActaattattagattattctctttaaattacatttttatgccCAAGAGAAATACATCCTCCATATTCctctttaacttttatttattatattaatattcttatatatatttctcacCTGTGCACTTTCatatttatcttaatttgCCAATATCTTGAATCAATAGAGATAAGAAACAAAtactttatattataatatctttttatagtTGTATATTCAATTCGCACTATTGagcataaatatttatttttttaacttttttttatatattttatttatatggtaataatctaaatataaattatatctatattaattattttacaaactaACAACAACTCTAAAAAATACTTATGTGAATTAGTTATCATCTATCAACTGTATTGACCAGTTGAACCAGCTGTACTAATAAGTCAAATTAAATAGATCCTAAATATATGGTTTCTAGACTAAAACTTAACTATTATAATCAAATGGATTGATTGTGTgtgatttatataataaacaaaggACTATTTTACCTTCTAACTTATGTCAGAGGATCATATAAGtcgatttctttttctttcttttttctaaaactcCAAACCGTATTTTCTTCACAACCTTGTAAACTTTAATTCCAAACATTAGCCTTGGGGAAGGCTTTTGGTGCATGTATCTCCGTCTAATGAAAACCCAAAAGTCAAGAGGTGGTTTTGTTTCCTAGCCTGACAGAGGGTTGCCATGCTTGGCTGTGTTGCTGGGCAGCAGCCAATTGCTGCGACTTGCCTACAGCTGCAaactgaaattaataataaataaataagagcAATGCGTGCATGTTGTTGGCACATCGGACTCTTTTTAGAGAAATGGGACAATGGAAAAAGGGTGGGGCTGCTTGCCATTccttcttttaaatatttttctcttcttaaCATTTTGCATATGAcattattcaataaattcatgcttctttgagagtttctttgaattagtgaaacaaataatttaactATGTGATCAAGATTTGAAGAATAGTTCCTCCCAATAGGCTCaagattcttattttattatattttaattttttaaataattattacttatttaaattt
The sequence above is drawn from the Ricinus communis isolate WT05 ecotype wild-type chromosome 7, ASM1957865v1, whole genome shotgun sequence genome and encodes:
- the LOC8266404 gene encoding protein argonaute 16 isoform X1 yields the protein MDKETGGSPPPPVPTNGKTKKADAPKHSIVSRQGFGNSGHRIPLLSNHFKVSINIPDAVFYQYSVSFTSEDDRVVEVKGIGRKLIERLYQTYYTDLGDTKFAYDGEKTLYKFAYDGEKTLYTVGPLPQNKLEFTVVLEESFAKHGNGSPESGGSPTATSKRSKRSFHSKSFKVAISYAAKIPLKSIGLALKGVEANNSTQDALRVLDIILRQQAANRGCLLVRQSFFHDDSRNFIDVGGGVTGVRGFHSSFRTTQCGLSLNMDVSTTMILTPGPVIDFLLANQNVREPRYIDWVKAKRMLKNLRIKPRHRNMEFKIRGLSEKPCNQQYFPMKMKNSESANAEPQTVEITVYEYFTRHCGIELTFSAFLPCLDVGKPKRPNYLPIELCSLVSLQRYTKALSSVQRASLVEKSRQKPLDRIKTVTDAVRNYRYDDNPMLSVCGISIEKQLTQVEGRVLETPKLKVGNSEDCVPRNGRWNFNNKTLWKSTTIERWALVNFSARCDTSQISRDLVNCGRRKGIQIERPYTLIEEDTQSRRGGPLARVEKMFEQIRAKLPSAPQFILCVLPERKNSDIYGPWKKKCLSDFGIVTQCISPFKINDQYLTNVLLKINSKLGGINSLLEIEHSKQIRLIMDTPTMILGMDVSHGARGCSDIPSVAAVVGSRYWPLISRYRACVRTQSPKVEMIDALFKLTDDKNDDGIMRELLVDFYQTSNGRKPKQIILFRDGVSESQFNQVLNIEVEQIKQAYQHLGEAETPKFTVIIAQKNHHTKLFQSSGPENVPAGTVVDTKIVHPRNYDFYMCAHAGMIGTSRPAHYIVLLNEIGFSPDDLQNLIHSLSYVYQRSTTAISIVAPVCYAHLAAQQMGQFMKFEDLSETSSGHGSMTSAGPIPVPELPRLHKDVAGSMFFC
- the LOC8266404 gene encoding protein argonaute 16 isoform X2, yielding MDKETGGSPPPPVPTNGKTKKADAPKHSIVSRQGFGNSGHRIPLLSNHFKVSINIPDAVFYQYSVSFTSEDDRVVEVKGIGRKLIERLYQTYYTDLGDTKFAYDGEKTLYTVGPLPQNKLEFTVVLEESFAKHGNGSPESGGSPTATSKRSKRSFHSKSFKVAISYAAKIPLKSIGLALKGVEANNSTQDALRVLDIILRQQAANRGCLLVRQSFFHDDSRNFIDVGGGVTGVRGFHSSFRTTQCGLSLNMDVSTTMILTPGPVIDFLLANQNVREPRYIDWVKAKRMLKNLRIKPRHRNMEFKIRGLSEKPCNQQYFPMKMKNSESANAEPQTVEITVYEYFTRHCGIELTFSAFLPCLDVGKPKRPNYLPIELCSLVSLQRYTKALSSVQRASLVEKSRQKPLDRIKTVTDAVRNYRYDDNPMLSVCGISIEKQLTQVEGRVLETPKLKVGNSEDCVPRNGRWNFNNKTLWKSTTIERWALVNFSARCDTSQISRDLVNCGRRKGIQIERPYTLIEEDTQSRRGGPLARVEKMFEQIRAKLPSAPQFILCVLPERKNSDIYGPWKKKCLSDFGIVTQCISPFKINDQYLTNVLLKINSKLGGINSLLEIEHSKQIRLIMDTPTMILGMDVSHGARGCSDIPSVAAVVGSRYWPLISRYRACVRTQSPKVEMIDALFKLTDDKNDDGIMRELLVDFYQTSNGRKPKQIILFRDGVSESQFNQVLNIEVEQIKQAYQHLGEAETPKFTVIIAQKNHHTKLFQSSGPENVPAGTVVDTKIVHPRNYDFYMCAHAGMIGTSRPAHYIVLLNEIGFSPDDLQNLIHSLSYVYQRSTTAISIVAPVCYAHLAAQQMGQFMKFEDLSETSSGHGSMTSAGPIPVPELPRLHKDVAGSMFFC